Proteins co-encoded in one Rudaeicoccus suwonensis genomic window:
- the aceB gene encoding malate synthase A, protein MCDTHGTPQVRGTMHARFDEIVTPDALAFVAALDGAFAGRRAELLAARRERSKEISAGADLDFLPQTASIRADPSWKVAAPGPGLADRRCELVAPATPKMAVHALNSGAKVWLADLEDATAPSWANIIGGQITLYDAIRGTLSYDSADGTTMTVGEQTPTIVMRPRGWHLCEKHVSIDGRPISASLFDFGIYFFHNAAQLIAGGAGPYFYLPKIESHHEARLWNDVFVLAQQLLGIPQGTIRATVLIETLPAAFEMDEILYELRTHCSGLADGRWDYIFSYVRTFAHRGEEFVLPDRDKITMATPFIQAYDKLIVATCHKRWAHAIGGPAAVNPTRQDEESRHRALAQVRAEKEREAAEGFDGSWVAHPAVVETCLAAYVSVLGNRIDQRSLRMAVDVNAADLVSLGNRQTITLHGVRTNVSVALQYLAAWVDGRGAVAIDNLMEDAATVEISRAQLWQWLFHESQLAEGPRVTRELLERIIDEELTRLTRGLDAAGIARFEAARDVLTYVALSEYLPGFFTNYAYVRYLTDSPLRMTPTSREDLRQSEHVGGPTTNESAA, encoded by the coding sequence ATGTGTGACACGCACGGCACACCCCAGGTGCGCGGCACGATGCACGCGCGCTTCGATGAGATCGTCACCCCGGACGCCCTCGCCTTCGTCGCTGCGCTCGACGGAGCGTTCGCCGGGCGCCGGGCCGAGCTTCTGGCCGCCCGCCGCGAGCGGTCCAAGGAGATCAGCGCCGGGGCCGACCTCGACTTCCTGCCGCAGACCGCCTCGATCCGTGCCGACCCCAGCTGGAAGGTCGCGGCGCCGGGCCCGGGCCTGGCCGACCGCCGCTGCGAACTCGTGGCTCCCGCAACACCCAAGATGGCGGTGCACGCGCTCAACTCCGGTGCGAAGGTCTGGCTCGCCGACCTCGAGGATGCCACCGCGCCCTCGTGGGCGAACATCATCGGTGGCCAGATCACGCTGTATGACGCGATCCGCGGCACCTTGAGCTACGACTCCGCCGACGGCACGACGATGACGGTCGGCGAACAGACCCCGACGATCGTGATGCGGCCGCGCGGCTGGCATCTGTGCGAGAAGCATGTCTCGATCGACGGCCGGCCCATCTCGGCGTCCTTGTTCGACTTCGGCATCTACTTCTTCCACAACGCTGCCCAGCTGATCGCGGGCGGCGCCGGGCCGTACTTCTACCTGCCGAAGATCGAGTCCCACCACGAGGCGCGGTTGTGGAACGACGTCTTCGTTCTCGCGCAGCAACTGCTCGGCATTCCGCAGGGCACCATCCGCGCCACCGTGCTCATCGAGACGCTGCCGGCTGCCTTCGAGATGGACGAGATCCTCTACGAACTCCGCACGCACTGCTCAGGATTGGCCGACGGCCGCTGGGACTACATCTTCAGTTACGTGCGCACCTTCGCGCACCGCGGCGAGGAATTCGTGCTGCCCGACCGCGACAAGATCACGATGGCGACGCCCTTCATCCAGGCCTACGACAAGCTCATCGTGGCGACCTGCCACAAGCGCTGGGCGCACGCGATCGGCGGACCGGCCGCGGTCAACCCGACCCGGCAGGACGAGGAGTCGCGCCACCGTGCCCTGGCACAGGTGCGTGCCGAAAAGGAGCGTGAGGCGGCAGAGGGCTTCGACGGGTCGTGGGTGGCGCACCCGGCCGTCGTCGAGACCTGCCTGGCGGCATATGTCAGTGTGCTGGGCAACCGCATCGACCAGCGCAGCCTGCGGATGGCGGTCGACGTGAACGCCGCCGACCTGGTGTCGCTGGGCAACCGGCAGACCATCACCTTGCACGGTGTGCGCACCAACGTGTCGGTGGCGTTGCAGTATCTCGCCGCATGGGTCGACGGGCGCGGTGCCGTGGCGATCGACAACCTGATGGAAGACGCTGCGACTGTTGAGATTTCGCGGGCTCAGTTGTGGCAGTGGTTGTTCCACGAGTCGCAGCTGGCCGAGGGTCCGCGGGTGACGCGTGAACTGCTCGAGCGGATCATCGACGAAGAACTCACCCGCCTCACCCGAGGCCTCGACGCGGCTGGCATCGCGCGCTTCGAGGCCGCCCGCGACGTGCTGACGTATGTCGCGCTGAGCGAGTACCTGCCCGGGTTCTTCACCAACTATGCGTACGTGCGGTATCTCACCGACAGCCCGTTGCGTATGACGCCGACCAGTCGCGAGGACTTGCGCCAGTCCGAACACGTCGGTGGTCCGACGACCAACGAGTCGGCTGCCTGA
- a CDS encoding agmatine deiminase family protein, with the protein MNPRMPSETAPQTRVWMAFPPGGYTLGETEADADEARTTWSAVAHAVLEFEPVTMVVDPADEQVARRYLSGDVEIIHAPLDDAWMRDIGPTFVHTDDGELGAVDWVFNGWGQQDWATWDNDQRIGRFVAEQAGATRIDSPITNEGGGIHVDGLGTVLVTDTVQLDPMRNPGATRADIEAELARTIGATHAVWLPRGLSRDSQRYGTRGHVDIVATIPSPGVLLVHDQRDPAHPDHAVMQEVVAALEDTTDADGRLWDIRRMPAPQVLTDDEGPVDYSYLNHLVVNDGVIACSFNDPHDDEAVALLRECYPGRRVVTVDARPIFARGGGVHCITQHQPA; encoded by the coding sequence ATGAACCCGCGCATGCCCAGTGAGACCGCCCCGCAGACACGAGTGTGGATGGCGTTCCCGCCCGGTGGCTACACCCTGGGTGAGACCGAGGCGGATGCCGACGAGGCGCGCACCACGTGGAGCGCGGTCGCCCACGCCGTGCTGGAGTTCGAGCCGGTCACGATGGTCGTCGACCCCGCCGACGAGCAGGTCGCCCGCCGCTACCTCTCCGGTGACGTGGAGATCATCCATGCGCCACTGGATGACGCCTGGATGCGTGACATCGGGCCGACGTTCGTACACACCGATGATGGCGAACTCGGCGCCGTCGACTGGGTTTTCAACGGCTGGGGGCAACAGGACTGGGCCACCTGGGACAACGACCAGCGCATCGGCCGTTTCGTGGCCGAGCAGGCGGGAGCGACCCGCATCGACTCCCCCATCACCAACGAAGGCGGCGGGATCCACGTCGACGGCCTCGGCACCGTCTTGGTCACCGACACCGTGCAGTTGGACCCGATGCGCAACCCCGGAGCCACCCGTGCCGACATCGAAGCCGAGCTGGCACGCACCATCGGCGCCACTCACGCCGTCTGGCTGCCGCGCGGCCTCAGCCGCGACTCGCAGCGCTACGGCACACGCGGTCACGTCGACATCGTCGCGACGATTCCATCCCCCGGGGTGCTGCTCGTGCACGACCAGCGAGACCCGGCGCACCCAGACCACGCGGTGATGCAGGAGGTCGTCGCGGCGCTGGAGGACACCACCGACGCCGACGGACGGCTGTGGGATATCCGGCGGATGCCGGCGCCTCAGGTGCTCACCGACGACGAGGGTCCGGTCGACTACAGCTACCTCAACCACCTGGTCGTCAACGACGGGGTCATCGCCTGCTCGTTCAACGACCCGCACGACGACGAGGCAGTCGCGCTCTTGCGCGAGTGTTATCCGGGCCGTCGCGTCGTGACGGTGGACGCGCGGCCGATCTTCGCCCGCGGTGGCGGGGTGCACTGCATCACCCAGCACCAACCGGCATGA